The DNA region AATCCATGAGGTCAGGGTCTATCCCTCGAAGACAGTGTTGCCGCGCGAGGCGCAGCTCGCCTGGAAGATGGCCTCGGTCGCTGCCGATCCGGTGGAGGTCGAAGCCGATGTCGAGGCGATGATCGTGAACCGCTTGATCGACAATGCGGGCGTGGCGCTCGCGGCCGTCAACCGGCCTCCCGTCGTCTCCGCCCGCGCCATGGCCTTGGGCCATATGAGGCGCGATGGCGCCCTGCTCTTCGGCGTCGAGGGCGTCTCGCGTGTCAGCCCGGAATGGGCGGCCTTCGCCAATGGCACGGCGGTGCGCGAGCTCGACATGCACGACACTTTCCTGGCGGCGGATTATTCGCATCCGGGCGACAATATCCCGCCCATCCTCGCCGTGGCGCAGACGCTTCGCAAATCCGGCCGGGAGCTGATCCGCGGCATCGCGGCCGGTTACGAGATCCATATCGATCTTGTGCGCGCCATCTGCCTGCACCGGCACAAGATCGATCACATCGCCCATCTCTGCCCCGCCCAGGCGGCTGGGATTGGCGCGCTGCTTAGCCTCCCGGTCGAGACCATCTACCAGGCGGTGCAGCAGGCCGTGCATGTGAGCTTCACCACCCGCCAATCGCGCAAGGGCGAGATCAGCTCCTGGAAGGCCTATGCGCCGGCCCATGCCGGCAAGCTCGCCATCGAGGCGGTCGACCGGGCGATGCGCGGCGAGGGCGCGCCGAGCCCGATCTATGAAGGCGAGGACAGCGTCATCGCCTGGCTTCTCGATGGGCCGGACGCCGTCTATCACGTGCCCTTGCCCGAGCCGCGCGAGGCCAAGCGCGCCGTTCTCGCAAGCTATACCAAGGAGCACAGCGCCGAATATCAGAGCCAGGCGCTGATCGATCTCGCCTTCAGGATGCGCGAACATATCTCCGACCTCGATGCGATCGAGCGGGTGATCCTGCATACCAGCCATCACACCCATTACGTCATCGGCACCGGAGCGAATGATCCTCAGAAGCTCGATCCGCGGGCGAGCCGCGAGACGCTCGACCATTCGATCATGTACATCTTCGCCGTCGCGCTGCAGGACGGACGCTGGCATCACGTAGCGAGCTATGCGCCGGAACGTGCCGCAAGGCCGGACACGCTGGCGCTCTGGCACAAGATCGAGACGCGCGAGGACCCGGACTGGACCCGCCGCTATCACGCCGCCGATCCAGACGAGCTCGCTTTCGGCGGGCGGGCCGAGATCGTGATGAAGGATGGCAGCAGGATCGAGGACGAGCTCGCGCTTGCCAACGCCCATCCGCATGGCGCCAGGCCCTTAGGCCGCGAGGATTATATCCGCAAGTTCAAGGTGCTGACCGATGGAATCGTCGAGCCGGCTGAAGCCGAGCGCTTCCTGGAGGCGGCGCAGGACATGGCGCGCCTCCCACCGGGCGAGCTCGACCGCCTCAATGTCGCACTGGCGCGGGACGCTTTGGCGGTCGGGCGGCCGGGAATCTTCTGAGCGGGGCGCCCATCACGCTTGGTCGCGTCCCGCCGGACGGCCTATGATGAGCGCGCCAATACGCTAAGGATCCGTCATGTCTTATCTCGTCTCGGCGGAGCTGCCTCTGCTCCCGGCAGGCCGCCGCCTGCGCGCGCTCATCGAGCGGTCGGGCATCCTGCCGATGCCCGGCGCCCATAACGGCCTTGCGGCCCTGCAGGCGCGCCAGGCGGGCTTCGAGGCGCTCTATCTGTCGGGCGCGGCCATGACGGCCTCGATGGGCCTGCCCGATCTCGGCGTGATCACGGTCGACGAGGTCGCATTCTTCATCCGGCAAGTGGCGCGCGCCTCGGCCCTGCCGCTGCTGGTCGATGGCGATACCGGCTATGGCGAGGTCCTCAACGTCATGCATATGGTGCGCAGCTTCGAGGAAGCGGGCGCGGCCGCCGTCCATATCGAGGACCAGATCCTGCCCAAGAAATGCGGACATCTGAACGACAAGAAGCTCGCCGATCCTCACGACATGGCGGCGAAGGTCGCGGCCGCCGTGAAGGCGCGCCGCGATCTCCTCGTGATCGCTCGCACCGATGCGGCCGCAAGCGAAGGCATGGACGGTGCGGTGGCGCGCGCCAAGCTCTATCTCCAGGCTGGGGCCGATGCGATTTTTCCCGAAGCGCTCACGCAGGCCGAGATGTTCCGCGAATTTGCGCGGCGGGTCGATGCGCCGTTGCTCGCCAACATGACCGAGTTCGGCCGGACGCCCTTCTTCACCGCCGCCGAGTTCGAGGCGATGGGCTACAAGATGGGCATCTGGCCGGTCAGCGCGCTCAGGGTTGCGGCGAAGGCGCAAGGCGACCTCTACGTGGCGCTCCGACAGGATGGCGGCACGCACAACATGATCGAGCGCATGCAGACGCGCGCCGAGCTCTACGCCACGATCGGATATCACGATTACGAGGCGCTTGATTCATCGATCGTCGAGACCGTCATCCCCTCCGGCATGACGCAGCGTCGATAGCTCGCGTCTCAGGGGCGCCGTTTGCGCTTGCCGCGGGCGATTTCGGTAGCGAAGACAAGGCCGGGATGGGCCGAATAATCCGCCACCTCACGGAAGCGCAAGAGGTTCAGCATGACGACGCTGCCCGCAATGCCGCGGCCCCAGGTAGCGGGCTTGTTCAATGTCCATCGTCATGTGCTCTCGGCGCCGCCTGGCTCGTGCTCGGCGAAGGCGAGCCTGGCGACATAGGCCGCCACGTCCTCCGGCCAGATGGCGATGAGCCCTTCGAAACGCTGCCGGTCATTGGCGAACAGCGCCCGTGTCGCCTCCTCGAAGTTCGGCAGGTTGCCGGCGAGCGCCGACATGACGCGATAGGCCGTCTCCTGCATCTCGCGTCTGCGGTCGCGGCCGATATTGGCGCGGCGCGCCTCCTCGACCAGCTTGCGCAAGGCGACCGAGGCGCCGCCGGGTTGCCGGCCGAGCCAGTCCCAATGGCGTGGCAGAAGCGTCACCTCGCGGGCGACGACGCCAAGTTTCGGCCGACCCCGGCCGCGCGGCTCGCCGCTTGACTCCGTGCCGGCCGACTCTGCGCCGGCGAGGTCCGCGCCGGCGGGCGAAGGCGCAGCCTCTTCCGCGCTTGCGCCAAAAGCCTGCGACAGGCGGGCCAAGACATCTTCGTCGGTCCCGCGTGTGTCGATGTCGATCACGCGGCCGGTGGCGTCGTCATAGATCAGCACCGGTCCCGCGGCTCCGCCTTCGGTCGCCGTCTTGACCGCGAGCGCCACCGCCGGCAGTGGGCCGGATCGAAGGCGCCGATGGCCGTCAAAGGCCGTGCAGGACTTGCGAAAAGCGTCATTCATGGTGGTCGTCTCGGATGGGTTCAGGGGTGCCGCATATATATCCGGGTAAAATTCATTGTCAATATCGCCCGGGTATAATTACGCGTTCCGTGCCGCACCCGCGCCGCCGTCTCGGCCCCATTAAGGATTCATTAGCCATGAAAGCGTTTGGTGCGCCCCGCCGCCATGGCCGCTCTTATTTGAAAGGGACTGGACTGGCATAAGATATGCGCTTGCCGCTCAGCGACATGCCCTGTCCGCCAAGGCCGCGCGGGATTGGATGATCCGCCATGAGGCAACGAAGTTGGGGATTGACGGGGACGGTCGTGGCGCTTGCCGCGCTCTCCTCCATCCCGAACACGACGTTGAAGACGCTCCTGATCTGGGGGATCGTCGGCCTCGGCGTTCCGGTTGCGGGAGCGGGCTTCGTCGTCGCCGTCGTCAATGCCAGGGCGCACGCGATCACCGAATTCAACGCCCGCAAGGTGCAAGACGATTTTCAGCGCAACCGGGGAGTGGTCGGCGCATCGAGCGTCGAAATGCGGCTCGACGATTCCATCAAGGATCGCCAAGTGCTGGTGCAGCGTTTCCTGGACACGAGCGATCCGGCGGAGCGGACCAGGATCAGGGCTTCAGCGCTGCGTGTCGTCAGCGAGGACAACCAGGTCATCGCCTATGCCAAGCAGGCATCCTCCCCGAAAGGCACGGCGGGCTATGAGCGCACTCAGACCATGATCGGCGAGCTCAGCCGCATCGACGGCGTCATGCAGAGGATCGGCCTCGAATCCGATCCGGCCATCCAGGCGAGCGAGCTGCGGCAACGCTGACGAGACGGAGGCAGTTGCGCTGGGACCGCGGGCGTCCCGCCGGCCCTTGCGAACGGCGAGGCCGCCACCGCCGGGAAGAAGGGCGACCGAGACGGTCGCGGTCCCAATGCCCCTCTCCGCAGGCCCGAAGGTCTAGGCCGGCAGATTGGCCTTCGGTCGCAGCCGGATGCCGGGGCGCAGATTGGTGAAGGGCAGCACGGCGGGATCAGCCACCACGGGGCCAGGCGCCGCGACCACGATGACGCGCTCGGCGATCGGCTGGAAATGGGCGCGGAAATGCACGCTGCTCTTCAAGGCCAGGATCTTCTGCTCCTTCGGCTCGACGCCGATATGGGTGAAGAGAGCCTGATCGAGCGCCTGCATCTTGCGCGTCACCACGATCACCCGCACGCCCGGCGAGACGCGCAGCAGCGCGGTCGGCCCGAGATCGGCGGGATTGCCCTTGCCCATCGGGCCCGTGCAGGTGAAGCGGCCATCGCTCAGCCTCTCGATCGTGCCGGTCACGGAGAGGGGCGCGCCGTCGCTCTTGCCGCCGAGCCGCAAGCCGATGGTCGATCCTTCTCCGGCCGCGTGGCAGGCGGCTGCGCTCTCGGCATCATTGATCAGCCCGAGCACCGCGCCTTGGGCATCCTGGCGGATCAGCTCGGCGAGCAGCCCGGTGGTGTCGCCATGGCCGCCGCCGCCCGGATTGTCCTGCGTATCGGCAAGCACGATCGGCCTCACGGCCTTGGCGGCGAGGCCGATCGCCTGCGTCACCCCGGCGTCAGCCGCCAGCACCGCGCCCGCATAGTCGGCCTCATGCGCATGATGATAGGCGACGAGCGCCTCGGCCGCCGCCTCGGCCTCGGCCTGGTCCGCGCCGAAGGCCGCAATCGCGATGCCGCAGCCGGGGAAATCCGCATAGGGAAAGCCGAAGCAATAGGCGAGCTCGACGAGGCCATGCCGCGCTTCCAGCTTAGCGCGCTCCTCCATCGTGTCACGCATCGGCGAGACGAGGGTGCACTGGCTCGTGAGCGCCACCCAGAAATCGACCTGGCGATAGGCCTTGGCCCAGGGCTTGCCGCGGCGGATGCGCTCGGCAAGCAGACGGATTGCCCGGTTGCCCACATATCTCTGATCGATATGCGGATAGGTGCGATAGGGCACCAGGACATCCGCGAGCGCGACCATCTCGGCCGTCAGGTTGCAATGCGGGTCGAGGGTTGCGGCGATCGGAACCTGGCGCCCGACCACGGCGCGCACCCGGCGCAGCACCTCACCTTCCGCATCGGCGAAATCATCGCTCACCATGGCGCCGTGCAGCTCGAGGAAGACGCCGTCGAGCGGGCCGATTTCGAGTGCATCCGACAAGGACGCGATGAGATGCGCGCTGACGCGCTCGAAGGCCTCGCGCGTCACGGGTCCGGCTGGGTTCGCCATGCACCAGATGAGCGGCGCGATCGCGAAGCCGAGCTCGTCGGCCGCCGCGATGGCGCCGGCGCTCGGCAGGCTGGTCGGGCGGATGGCGTCGATGAGCGTCGCCGAGCGCTGCAGGCGCGGGAAGCCGCCGGGTTGGAGGAATTGCGCCCATCCGGTCGCGAGCGGGGCGAAGGAGTGGCTCTCATGCTGGAAGCCGCCGATGGCGATGCGCATTATCTATGCTCTTGAATTGAAATAAAGACGGTAGCCAAGCGCGAAGTCCTCGATCTCGCCGGCCATCCCATCGCCCAGCCCCTCAAACCGTTAGAGCAAATCCACCAGATTGGAATAGGATAGCCCCAAAAGCGCGACGATCAATAAGGGGCAGGTGCAAGGGGATGATGAGGGCTCCCGTCAAGATCAGGCTTGCGGCACTGGCGCTCCTTATCAGACTCGCCCCTCAGGCTGCTGCAGGGTGGCTCGAATCTGCAAGGTCTGCCTATGCCCGGAAGGACTATACGTACGCGCTCCGTCTCTTTCGCCTGCTGGCAGGTCGTGGTGACGCCTCCGCCCAATACAGCCTCGCGTTCATGTACCATTCCGGTCAGGGCGTGCCGCAAGACGTTGCCGAAGGGGTGAATTGGTATCGCAGGGCCGCCGACCAAGGCCACGCGCGAGCTCAAGTCAATCTCGGGTCCATATACGCGCATGGTCAAGGTGTGCCGCAGGATTTTGTCGAGGCCGCGAAATGGTTTCGGCTGGCCGCCGACCAGGGTTACGCCCGCGCTCAAACCTATCTCGGGTCGATGTACACACTCGGACAGGGCGTGCCGCAAGACTTCGCCGAAGCGCTGCAGATGTACCTCGAGGCTGCTCGACAGGGCGACGTTCCAAGCCTCTACAATCTCGGTGTCATGTTCGACAGGGGTCAGGGCGTGATGCAGGACTTTGTCGAAGCCGCAAAATGGCTTCGCTTGGCGGCTGACCGCGGCTATTCCCCCGCCCAGGCTAATCTCGGTTCCATGTACGCGCACGGCCAAGGGGTGCAGCAAGATTATCTCGAGGCGGCGAAATGGTTTCGGTTGGCTGCCGACCAGGGCTATGCGCGAGCCCAAACCAATCTCGGATCCCTGCATTCACTCGGCCACGGCGTGCCGCAGGATTTTGCCGAGGCAGCGAAATGGTTTCGACTGGCTGCGGACCAGGGCCACGCACGCGCCCAAGCCCATCTCGGCTCCCTCTACGCCCGCGGCCAGGGCTTGCCATGCAGCTATACCGACGCGGTGAATTGGTATCGCAAGGCTGCTGACGCGGGCGACGCGCTTGGCCAGTACTACCTCGGGGTCATGTATTATGAAGGCCTGGGGGTGCCGCAAGATTACTTGCTGGCGCATAAATGGATGAACCTTGCTGCCGCCTGCTTTGCTCCCGCGGAGAACGAGCAGCGCGTCAAAGCGATTGAGGAACGCGACCTGCTGGCCAGCAAGATGACCCCGGCACAGATTGCCGAGGCGCAGCAGCTTGCGCGCGAATGGGCGCCGAAATAGTGTCTGGACGCGGCAATTTGGCAAGAGATTGATCGGCGGCCGCTG from Rhizobiales bacterium GAS188 includes:
- a CDS encoding 2-methylcitrate dehydratase — encoded protein: MKIHEVRVYPSKTVLPREAQLAWKMASVAADPVEVEADVEAMIVNRLIDNAGVALAAVNRPPVVSARAMALGHMRRDGALLFGVEGVSRVSPEWAAFANGTAVRELDMHDTFLAADYSHPGDNIPPILAVAQTLRKSGRELIRGIAAGYEIHIDLVRAICLHRHKIDHIAHLCPAQAAGIGALLSLPVETIYQAVQQAVHVSFTTRQSRKGEISSWKAYAPAHAGKLAIEAVDRAMRGEGAPSPIYEGEDSVIAWLLDGPDAVYHVPLPEPREAKRAVLASYTKEHSAEYQSQALIDLAFRMREHISDLDAIERVILHTSHHTHYVIGTGANDPQKLDPRASRETLDHSIMYIFAVALQDGRWHHVASYAPERAARPDTLALWHKIETREDPDWTRRYHAADPDELAFGGRAEIVMKDGSRIEDELALANAHPHGARPLGREDYIRKFKVLTDGIVEPAEAERFLEAAQDMARLPPGELDRLNVALARDALAVGRPGIF
- a CDS encoding methylisocitrate lyase codes for the protein MSYLVSAELPLLPAGRRLRALIERSGILPMPGAHNGLAALQARQAGFEALYLSGAAMTASMGLPDLGVITVDEVAFFIRQVARASALPLLVDGDTGYGEVLNVMHMVRSFEEAGAAAVHIEDQILPKKCGHLNDKKLADPHDMAAKVAAAVKARRDLLVIARTDAAASEGMDGAVARAKLYLQAGADAIFPEALTQAEMFREFARRVDAPLLANMTEFGRTPFFTAAEFEAMGYKMGIWPVSALRVAAKAQGDLYVALRQDGGTHNMIERMQTRAELYATIGYHDYEALDSSIVETVIPSGMTQRR
- a CDS encoding Microcystin degradation protein MlrC, contains DUF1485 domain, which translates into the protein MRIAIGGFQHESHSFAPLATGWAQFLQPGGFPRLQRSATLIDAIRPTSLPSAGAIAAADELGFAIAPLIWCMANPAGPVTREAFERVSAHLIASLSDALEIGPLDGVFLELHGAMVSDDFADAEGEVLRRVRAVVGRQVPIAATLDPHCNLTAEMVALADVLVPYRTYPHIDQRYVGNRAIRLLAERIRRGKPWAKAYRQVDFWVALTSQCTLVSPMRDTMEERAKLEARHGLVELAYCFGFPYADFPGCGIAIAAFGADQAEAEAAAEALVAYHHAHEADYAGAVLAADAGVTQAIGLAAKAVRPIVLADTQDNPGGGGHGDTTGLLAELIRQDAQGAVLGLINDAESAAACHAAGEGSTIGLRLGGKSDGAPLSVTGTIERLSDGRFTCTGPMGKGNPADLGPTALLRVSPGVRVIVVTRKMQALDQALFTHIGVEPKEQKILALKSSVHFRAHFQPIAERVIVVAAPGPVVADPAVLPFTNLRPGIRLRPKANLPA